The genomic stretch atgtatttataatttaactataatatgacacatataatacacattacaacaaTACTTATAATCATGTActcaaataagggtaatttgataaatctcatgataataatgggtaaagttcaactaaatatatttagtgtctaattttagttaactactcctaaaaatgggtagttctcaacttttccctttattttcccatatttttttataaaagtttgtttatgtcgtagttttactcttaatcaagttttattaatttggaaaaatatgtttgtaatttgatttttttatttttttatattaaattttttttttggttgttttgtaatatgaattgtgtttataattttttttatttattataaacattttttccttttttttacattgtacatttttttttaaaagtctaGGTAAAGTAGCCAGTTACTTAATTGATTTTtcacaattatgtaaaaaaaaatcatagagctatgttaaataacatgtatcaggagggATAACAAGTTACTTGTTTGATTTTtcacaattatgtaaaaaaagtCTTAGAGCCACGTTAAATAACATGTATTGAGAGGGTTAACCAGTTACTTTGAGAGGAGTAACATTTTGCCTTAggatgggtaaccagttaccataagaggggtgacgggtcactcatattagaaatgaaaataaacttcaaatttgAAGGAAGGAGATGaataacacttcattaaaaaatgaagaagaagtaaGTATGATTTTACTAACATCGGTAACCAATTATCATAAATAACCCataaatatacatacatatcAGAACATGAAGGTCACCAGTTacccccataaatatacacacaaagaacgtgaaagGTAATTAGTTACCATAGACTtgaagacagaaagaaaaaaaaaaaacagatctgaCCACGAACTGACCTCCTCCCTCGCCTACGACCACCACCAGAACCCCCCATCCCCTGCGTGCAGAACCCCGTCGCAACCCCAACCATCGCCGTCGTTTTGCACAGCTTTGAGCGCCATGGATCGCACTCAGCCCAGGCACCACCATTCtccctcgcctccgaccaccaccagcACATCCCTCGCCTCAGCCTAGCCCCGTCGTTTTGGATTTGGAAGCTCGCAAATGGAATCACACTGAGATGCGTGGATTGGGGTTGTGTTCGTCGATGGTGCGActgggtgttcttggctgggtttCACGGAGGTGCGCGCCTAAGGTAAATCGCAGGTGGTGAGGGTGGGTGGGCAGAGATGATGATGGAGATGGTGAGGCGCGCGAGTGGAGGACAAGGGAAGTGGCGGCTAGGGCAaaatgaaagagaagagagaTGGGAGAGAGAGAACCATGCGACTGGGTTTGGAGAGAGAATGGTTTTGTGTGGCTGGGGTTTGAGATAGAGAAGAGTGGAATGTTATTTTACAATAGTACCCTTGTTTGGCTGGTGACTAATTTACAGTATTAGAAttcaagaaagaaagaaaaaataaacaaaactaGCGACTTAGAGTACTCACAATAGATGAGGTAAACTAGCTAAATTTCTAAAATATAGAGACGAATGACAAAAATGAACTTCCAATAAGTGAGCTAAATTTGAGTTATTTTACATATTTTTCACATAAATGAATAGTATTACTCCACATGTAAAGACAACCATTCACTaagttaaaattattttattattttttctttatttctctttctatattaattatattttattttgtttccttctctttagtttttagtattttaatgaataaaaatataatatttaaacgATGTAGAGAAAACATAgagaaaaaataaagaagttgATATATAATGCAATGTAAATATTTGatgtaaaatagaaaataaaattttggtgatgcatttaaaaaaataaagtagtCTGCACTTATAAGTTTTATATAGTCATGaaattttggaaagaaaaaaacatAAACCATTGGGTTTTAGAAAAAATTGCTATCTAATTAGTTTTTCAATCTTTCTTACGCAGATTAAttctgtatttatttattttattttattttttaaaataaactttatatttaatacataattacttgatattaattaaaaataataatgttcTTTTAGTTATTTTATGTGATTTTATTCCTAAACTATACAAAattatggaattaatatgataaatAGGTTAAAACTAAGAGTTTTtggttaaaaaataaataaaattctaaaaAGTGAAAAAGTTTTTggataaaatttaacaaaatacaatttTATGTATAAGTTACCCGTTGTTGATATTATCAGTTTTTATGTGAAAATTAACAATTGGTAATATTATGTGTGCTCATCTTTAAATTACATCTAACAATATCAAAAGATAGTGAGTTAGGCTGGGCACTTTCTAAAAGTttgttgttttaattttttttgctaAGATATGAATGTCTACATTAGCGTATTTTTCACccaaatatatattcaaatataaaataaataaaataataaatattattttttctcCGAACTATTACCATTATATGATCGCGCCCCTGAATAATTCACAATGTTAAAATCTCCTCCGaactaggggtgaacatttgatcCGAAAAATCCGCAAACCCGCCCGATCCACAACCTAAAAACCCATTTTTTGGGAAAACTCGTCGGATTCGTGTTTGAAATTTGTTGAACTCGAGTTCGGGTCATGACACGAAATcccaaaaaaatggcatttttgaaaaaagtgtaaaaaatggtattttttagaaaaatgttatttttgcaaaattgagATTTTCAGCCCAAAACCCAATAGGCCCAACCCAACCCAAACAAACCTGAAACTCGAAACCTCACAAAAACCTGAATTTTCGGATCGATTTTGGTATCATTTTTCTccacccgaaacccgcaaaacccgaacccgataCACCCGAAACCAGAAAATCTGACTCTTGTGCACCCCTAccccgaactatgcacgttaaTGAAATATAAAACTTCTATTAGATTTCGTCCTAAGTGACTAACATAATCTTTTTTCATGATGTAGTActgtcatgtgtagaataattagtatttttttcccTCTAACTCTAAATGCTACCAAATAATacccattttattaaaaaaaataatatttttctaagTTGTTATTTATTCTAAATAAAATAACTGTACTTAGCTTATGAGAAATAAATAATATGTCATTCATGTATAACAAACCAGAAACATGAGAGGGATGACCTTAATACAACTCAAAACTTTATTTCAATGATATTAAACAGAGGTAGCCACTCAACCAAAAATcaaaaaatcaaaaataaaaataaaaaccactTTCAAAGACAAAACCAACCAACCTCAAAACTACACTTTTGATTGATCATCTTTATCTATCTTCTTAATTTTTGTAGGATGCACGTAGTATAATATATTTTCTAGACGAATCAAGATCACCTGTCAAATTACGATATCCCATAATGTGTCTAACAATTATAATATTGACAcataatttaatttttcttttattaaaaagcTGTAAACTCCTCTAGTAATATCAGGTGTCAGTATTATATTGGTTGGACACATTATGAGATACGGTAATTTAACAGAGTTACTTAATTCTAATTAAACAAGAAAAAAATAACCAAAACTACCCTTGGCATGATAGCAAGGGACAAACCTACTATGACTCTCGAGAAATATTAACTCTGATCTCTCCCTTCTTAGGTTTTTGATGGGCAATTGTGCTAAGTTCTGACTTCATCCCACCTGTAGTGTCAAATTTTTACAATGAAGTTAGGTAAGCACAACTAAGACTAGAGTtaactaaaaatacataaactgcACTTAAAACAATACATAAATTCCACCTGCAATTTCAGTTAATAAATTTACTTTGTTCAATCCCGAAGCTTGTTGTACCAGAAGACGCCTTGGGCGTCACCGCCTTCATCAGGCTCAACAAAAACACACTCCTTGGTCTCTCTCCACATGGCTTTGTACACCGGTGTCCCATCAAATTGGTAATACTCTCCTAGTATTGGCTTGATAGCTTTCGTGGCCTCCATGGCGTGATAATGAGGCATGGTAGAGAACAAGTGGTGAGCCACATGAGTGTCCGTGATGTTATGGAAAACCTTGTTCAACAAACCGTAATCTCTGTCCACAGTTGCCAAAGCTCCCCTAAGCCAATCCCACTCGAAAGAATCGTAACGAGGCAATGATGGGTGGGTGTGTTGCAAGAACGTGATCAGCACCAAAAACCCATTGACCACCAACAATGGACCACCATACACGCATAGAACCCAAGCCAATCCATTCGCCATAGCAAGTATGTAAAGCCCAAAACACATTGCCAGAATGCCCACATCAGAGAGGTATATCTGGGCTCGCTCACGGTCCGAGTAGATTGGGCCGTGTGGATCGAAGTGGCAGGCGAAGCGGTCGTAGGGCCGGCCAGAGACATTGAAAGCCAAGTAAAGAGGCCAGCCCATGGTGAGCGTGATGGTGAGGGTGAGGAATCTGCCTGGTGGGTTGTTGAGGTATTTGGAGTACCATTTCATGGCTGACTTTTTCTTGGGAACGAAGACTTCATCTCGTTCAAGAGAGCCTGTATTGGAATGGTGACGACGGTGGCTGTATTTCCATGAAAAGTAAGGGACGAGAAGGAAAGAGTGAAGGACTAGACCAACGGTATCGTCGAGCCATTGGTGGTCACTAAAGGCGTGGTGGCCACACTCGTGGGCTATGACCCAAACTCCAGTTAGAACACAGCCCTCGATGAACCAGTAAATGGGCCAAGCTAGGTAAGAAAGAGGGTGATGAGGAAGGAGGGGGATGTAACGAGCAGCAATGTAGTAGATAGTGGCTGCAATGGTAAGGTCGAAAACGACATAGGAGAATGAGCGAATGACAGAACGCTGGAAACAATGGGGTGGAATGGCTTTTTTGAGTTGGCTAAGTGTGAATGGTGGTTTTGTGTATGGTACTCGTTTGAGGCTTTCGGCCTCTGATTTTTTGGTGGTCGGAGGAACTGACATTCGGCCACCGCCGCCCATTTTTGCAGTCTGTCAAACAGTAAAGGGGAAACTAAAATTAAGGTCTTGAAACGTTTGACAAACAAGTGCAAGAGCACTCCCAAGTGACTATATTTACTATATGAGTACTAAAAATGTCATACAATAAGCTTTGtccttaaatttttttttccaatgaGGTATATTACCAAAATTtgtaaaaaataactaaaactaAGAAAAGTGGGTATAAtgtattttacaaatatttttagaTAAAGTTACATTACAAAGTTATATCTAATGTACACTATTAATCATTCAAcccaatattataatattaaaatatatagggatattattgatagttataaaaaatatttgaaaagaataaaaaatgtgtgaaaatataatatttaaatgatatagagaaaataaatagagaatctgatgtatggtaaaatgtaaaacttagaggtaaaatagaaaaatgtatgTTTTGGGGAGATATTTTAAATGATGAAGTAGAGCACCGAATGTGAGTACTCTTAGCTAGATTTATATTAcactatttatataaatatattataatattatctctctttatatatagatttcatcatcttcttttttttttctttctatatatattatatatttatatccttattaaaagaattttatttatattttataatattattatatttacttttttaatatattttattttcattttagcACAATATTACATATacttaatataaaatataacatatatatataagttgatcatatattttataatattaataattagaatgaaaaaaaatatagattGATGTTGAAAAATATATAGATTAatagttatagaaaatatttaaaatgaataaaaatgtgaaaatataatatttaaatgataattagaagaaaaaaaatagagaatttgatgtatggtataatgcaaaatttagaaataaaataagaaaaaaaaatattttggagaAGTATTGTGAGTTTAAGATTATTGATGAGAAAATACATCCCTATACTAATTACTAAAGTGATATTAATAATAATAGCTGAGGTTAAAAGATTTCAAACCAAACATATATTTTTAGTAAACACTTAAGCTTGATTAGTACTGATAGATATTCACTCTTGACTTAGTATTACAAATCACGTAGGTCAAAGGTTACTCTGTCATAAGCCAAAATTTCATTGATTTTGTTTTACTTATAATAAAAGCACACGGTTCCCATGTGATGActactttattaaaaaaatgaatgtAGACACAAATATGTCACATCAACTATTCTGACCACTAATATTGGGCTCAAATTTAAGAACGCATCTTATGATTATTTTCATTAACATTTTTAGACACATTACTCAATAAAAAGAATGCCTTGTTATTACTAAGAACACTCTCGTCCGACGAGGTATATTAccaaaaattgtaaaaaatagttaaaattaagaaaaataggtATTCATCGGatgatgtattttataaatatttttagatAAAATTACGGTATAAAGCTATATCTAATGTACACTATTCATCATTCAActcaatattataatattaaaatatataaagatattattgatagttataaaaaatatttaaaataaataaaaaatgtttgaaaacataatatttaaatgatataaagaaaaaaatagagaatctaatatatggtaaaatgtaaaacttaaaggtaaaatagaaaaatgtgtgttttgggaAGTATTTTAAAGGATGAAGTAAGGCACCGGATGAGAGTACTCTAAGTAATAGGTGATATGGTGATAAATCACACCTTAAGATCTCTCAAATTTTTTATTCAGAAATTAAGTATTAAAATAAAGAagtatttgcggcataaatataTAGTGTTTTACACTTGTTATACttaaatgtttaattttttatttttactgtaaaaatactcaatatttaatatatgttaaagataaatactTAATCTTTTTTCTTTATGGCAAAAATACATATAATTGCTAAAATATTGTTTCTGTAAGCACCTCATCTGTTAGAGTTGTTAAACATGTTGGCTAATCAGACATTTATCTCTATGTAATTA from Humulus lupulus chromosome 5, drHumLupu1.1, whole genome shotgun sequence encodes the following:
- the LOC133834139 gene encoding delta(12)-fatty-acid desaturase FAD2-like, with translation MGGGGRMSVPPTTKKSEAESLKRVPYTKPPFTLSQLKKAIPPHCFQRSVIRSFSYVVFDLTIAATIYYIAARYIPLLPHHPLSYLAWPIYWFIEGCVLTGVWVIAHECGHHAFSDHQWLDDTVGLVLHSFLLVPYFSWKYSHRRHHSNTGSLERDEVFVPKKKSAMKWYSKYLNNPPGRFLTLTITLTMGWPLYLAFNVSGRPYDRFACHFDPHGPIYSDRERAQIYLSDVGILAMCFGLYILAMANGLAWVLCVYGGPLLVVNGFLVLITFLQHTHPSLPRYDSFEWDWLRGALATVDRDYGLLNKVFHNITDTHVAHHLFSTMPHYHAMEATKAIKPILGEYYQFDGTPVYKAMWRETKECVFVEPDEGGDAQGVFWYNKLRD